The DNA segment ACGGTTCGTCATGCTTACTTTCCTGTTGCAGCCTGCCAGCGAAACTCTACACCTAGACAGATTGGCGATTCCTGTGGTCGGTGATTGATGACGAAGCTCGGCGGCTGGCCCGCGATAAACAAAGCCGATGTGATCGCGGGCATATCGGTTGCCGGCCTGATGCTGCCCGAAGCAGTCGCCTATGCCGGTATCGCCGGTCTGCCGCCGCATAGAGCGATCCTCGCCGGTATTGCCGGCTGTCTGGTCTACGCGATTTTCGGACGCAGCCGTTTCGCCATCGTCTCACCGACCTCTTCATCTGCCGCCATTCTTGCGGCGACGCTAGCGGTTGTTCCGGGAGACGCCACCGTCAAGGCGAGCCTCGCGACCATCGCCGTCGCGCTGGCCGGCATCCTCTTCGTCATCGCCGCCGCCTTGCGCCTGGGCGGCATTACCGGCTTCATCTCGCGCCCGGTGTTGCGCGGCTTTGCCCTGGGACTGGCGATTACCATCATCCTGCATCAGCTCCCGATTCTCGTCGGCGTCCCCGTGCAGGGCTCGAATATCTTCAGCTATGCCGGCGCGCTGTTGGCGGCAATTCCTAGGTGGAACATCGCAAGCGTTGCCGTCGGCATCGTGGCATTGGTCGCACTGCTATTGCTCAAGCGGCTGCCGGGCGTCCCCGGCGCCTTCCTCGTGCTCGCTGCCGGCATCCTCGCCTCTTCTGCCTTTGGCCTCGACGGCCATGGTGTCGCGTTGGTCGGGACGATCGAGGTCCTGCCGCAATGGCCTTCGCTTCCCGATGCCGGCTGGCCCGCTTATTCGCGGCTGGTGCAATTTACCGTGCCGCTGGTGCTCATTCTCTTTGCCGAATCCTGGGGTACGATGCGGGCCTTGGCGCTGCGCTACGGCGATGCTCTGGAGGTCAATCGCGAGTTGGGGGCGTTGGGCTTTGCCAATATCGCCAGCGCCGTCGTCCAGGGCATGCCTGTCGGCGCCGGTTTTTCCGCAGGTTTCGCCAGTGAGGCGGCAGGGGCCAAGACGCGGGCCACCGCCGTCTTTGCCGCCATCGGCCTTGCCATTCTGATCGCCTGCGCCGGGCCGCTGGTGGCGCGGCTGCCGGAGCCGGTGCTTGCCGCCGTGGTGATTGCGGCCCTCACGCATGCGCTCGACCCCGGCCCGATCCTTCGACTGCGGCGGCTTCATCGTGATTTCTATGTCGCGCTCGGTGCCGCGGCTGGCGTACTGATCTTCGGCGTCCTCAACGGCATGCTGCTGGCGATCGTACTTTCGCTCGTCGCAATGATGCATCGATTGGCATCCCCCTATGTCGCCCGCCTCGGACGGCTGGGAGGCAGCCATAATTTCGTCGACGTCAGCCGCCACCCGGAGGCGATAGAAACGCCCGGCATTGCGATCTGGCGTCCCGGCGAGCCGCTGTTTTTCGGAAATGCCGATATGATCCTTGGCGAGATTCTGATGCGCAGCCGCGCCGAAACGGGACTGAAGGCCGTGGTGCTGAGTCTGGAGGAAAGCTTCGATCTCGACAGCTCCGCGCTCGACGCTTTGATGGAATTCGACAATGCCATGCGCATTGCCGGCATCCGCGTGCAATTCGCGCGTGCTCATGATAAAGCCCGCGACCTCATGGCCGCTGCCGGAATGACCGATCTCGAAAATCGCTGCAGCTTCAGCGTTGACGACGCGGCCGCGGTGGTTGCACCGGCGGTGGGGAACGGCTGACCTCTGTAGCCGGCTTAGTTCAGCAGCCAGTAGCAAAGATGCTCGTGCCTGCCTTCCCCCTGGAGGCTATGGACCAGCACAAAATCCCGGACGGTCCACCCTACGGGTTCGTCAAGCACGACTTCCGGAATCAATTGACCCCGATATAGCAAGGTCATATGCGGCTCAAATTCCCTTCTATCGTTATTTGCAAAGCCGGTGAACCGCATTGCGTCATCCAGTTCTTGACGCAGCGCTTTCAGTTCCGCATTTCCTTCCTTGCACCATAGGACAAGGGGGCGATTGTCGCCATTACCGAAGCTGACGGCTCGATCGAAAACCACTTGGAATGATGGCTTCCTGACGGTCGACGCCGCTTGCATTGCCGCAAATGCGATCTCATGCGGTGGCTCATGCATGCCGGCGTAGGAGCCCAACTGGTAAAGCGTAATATGAAACAGATCCGAGGGGCGCGGCTTTGCGAAGAAACGGTATTGCCGATGCAGATCGCTTGCTAATTTGGCACTTGACGAAGCAACCTCCCGATCAGGCAGTACAGCAAAATAAAGACCAGCCGAATGCATCGGATCGGCTTCAGATTTCCTGACTCGTGATCCTCCGCCAAGATTGAGCGAAAGCTGTGCGTTGTTCTTCATGAGATCGCTTCAAAGCCAGCCGGCCTTGCCTCGTGCTGTTCTTGCTGAGCGCTGATATCCTACGGTCGCCTAGTCTTAAAATCAAGAACAAATAGAGAACAAATTGAAGTGGCCGCAATTGGCCGGGAAGATCGGATATTTCATCGCATCCCTCGATTTGGAAAAAGCACCGAATAAAACTGCCCTTCGATTGTTCACCGCAGGTCAGGGCATTTTGGCCCGCTCTCAACAAGGGAATGACCTCACATGTTGATCAAAACCATCTTCTCCGCCGTTCTTTTCGCCTTCATCGGTCTCGGCGTCTCCGCCTGCTCCACCACCGGCTCCGGCGGCGGCATGACGCAGAATTCGGCTCCGGCCGGCGGAGGGTATTGATAAGCTCCCAAGCTGGGTGGGAAGTGGTGTGGCGGATGTTGCCGTCGCAGCATCGGCATCGCTTCCTTCACTCCGCAAAATGTTGGCAACAATCGGCCTGCGCAAGAATCGGGTTGAATTCGGGTGCCAGAGGCACGATTTTCATGGCAAGTGGAAACACGGAGACTTTGCCATGAGCGAGACAAGGCAACATTATCTGATCTTCGAAACCGTCGGTGGTTTCTGTGGGATTGCGTGGAACGACATCGGTGTCACTCGCTTCCAATTGCCGACGAAAAGCGCTGAGGCGACCGAGCGCCTCATGCTTCGCCGTTTGCCAAATGCACGACCTAGCGCGCCGACGCCCGATGTCGCCGATGCGGTTGCCGCCGTAAAGCGTTATTTCGCTGGCGAAACAATCGATTTCTCCGGCGTGAAACTGGATCTCAGCGAGCAGGACGATTTCTTCAAGCAGATCTATGCCGCAGCGAGGCAGGTAGGGTGGGGGCACACCACCACCTATGGCGCGCTAGCCAAACAGCTCGGCGCCGGTCCGGAAGCGGCGCGCGACGTCGGCCAGGCCATGGCCAAGAACCCCGTGGCGCTGATCATTCCCTGCCACCGCGTCTTGGCCGCCGGCGGCAAGATAGGCGGCTTCTCCGCGCCCGGCGGTTCGACCGCCAAGGCTCGCATGCTGGAACTGGAAGGCGTCCAGCTCGCGCCGCCGAAGCCCGTGCAGCAATCCCTGGGTTTCTGAACGTTGGTCGTGTGCATAACGCGCCCGGAGGGTCACGCGTCCGTGGATGCGGCCGCATCTCCGGCGATGGCCCGAGCCGTTCCGGGCTGAGGACGCAGCAGCAGATAGAACGCGGCGACATGCGTGATCATCAATAGAGGCACATAGATGATCGGGATTGCGTAGGTGGCGCCCAACTGTCCGGCGAACCCGGGAAGGTCGAATTGGGTGCCATTATAGTAGTCGACGATGAGGTCGACTGTCCCCACAACATTGAAGGCAATGGTGAACAGCCAAAAGAGCGGACGTATCCTTACGGTGAGAAGCGCCAGCATGGCGAGCAGGCCGGTTGCAAAGTCACCATAAGCGGCTGATATCGCGAAGCCGGCGGGCAGATTGGGGCCGACGACGCCGGGAACAATGAAGACCAGCCCGAAGAAACGGAAACTGTGCAGCGTGGCGATGGCGCGTTGCGCTTCGACCTGATCCATGGATTTGAGCTTCGGCCAGACGTAGGCTCCGAAGCAGAGCAGCCAGGGGACGTAACCCAGAACGAGATGTAGCTGGAAGATGATTGCGGGCGACATGTAGCCTCCTATGGTGTGCTAGCTCATGCGGTCTCAAACACGGTGGTCGGAATGCCGAGCCGGGCCGTCCGGGTCAGATGTACGACCGCTATCGCCTGGCGACTATTCGCTATAATGTTGACGGGCCATGAAGCAGAATTTCACAGTCAGACGAGGCGCGCTCGATGGGGTGGAGGCGTTCCTGAGCGTTGCCGAGCACCGCAGTTTTCGCAGAGCGGCCGCGGAACTCGGGGTAACTCCATCGGCGATCAGCCAAGTGGTGCGCGCACTTGAGGCGCGCGTCGGCGCAGCGCTCTTCCTGCGCACCACGCGCAGCGTGGGCCTGACCGAAGCAGGAGAACGATTCCTGTCGCGCGCAAAGCCGGCCTTCGAAGAGCTCGTCGCTGCAAGCGAGGTCGCCGGTCAACTCGGAGAGCGGCCGGCCGGATTATTGCGCCTCGCCGTGCCGCGTTCGGTCGTGCCGATCGTGCTGGAGCCACTGATCGCGTCCTTCTGCGAGGCCTATCCCGCGATCGAGGTGGAGATCGCCGTAAGCGAGAAGCTGGTCGATCTCGCAGCCGAAGGATTTGATGCCGGTGTCAGGCTGGGCGAGTTCATCGACGCCGACATGGTCGCGGTACGGCTGACGCCGCCGTTCCCGTTTGTAGTCGTTGGCAGCCCCGATTACCTGTCTCGGCACAAGCGGCCGGAGCGTATCGACGATCTGCGTGACCACGCCTGCCTGCGCATGCGCCGCACAAACGGGTCGGTCGCGCCCTGGTCCTTTGTCGACGGCGGCAAGGCGGTCGAGGCAATCGTCTCAGGGCCGCTCATCGCGCATGACTACCCCACGGTCCTGGGAGCTGCCATCCAGGGTGCGGGAATTGCGCAAGTGCCAAGCCCGCTCGCCGAAGCGGCTCTTGCCGATGGCCGCTTGCAAGTGCTGCTCGCCTCCTTCGCCGTCACAACCCCCGGGGTTTTTCTGTACCACCCGGGCAGAAGCCAGGTTTTGCCCAAACTGCGCGCATTCATCGAGCATGTCAGATACCGCAGCAACGACGCTCCGCGCAGAGGCGACCCAGCTAGATCGCACCAATGATCACATCGATATGCCCGCTTGGACTCAGCTCGGCATGTTCTCGAATTGCGGAAGGTCGAGCGGCTTCACCCATTCAAGACGTCGCTTGGTGAACATCTCGAGCACCGGTTCGATGCCCGCGGAACTATCCAGGCAGCCGATCGTGGCGAAGATCATTCCGGGGAAGCTCTCCAGCTTGCTGCTGAAGACCCTGGCGCCGCAATTGGGGCAGAAGTTGCGATCCAGGCCCTTGCCGGATTGGGCGATGTAGTGAAACGCCTTCGGCTCGCCGCTGACCAGCGCAAAATCATCCTCGGGCACGCCGAAGAACGTCGCCGCCTCGCCGCCTGACGCCTTCTTGCAGTCGAGGCAGTGACAGACGGCAACAAAGGTAGGATCGGTATCAAACTCGAATTTGACGGCCCCGCATGCGCACTGACCGGTGTGCTTCTTCGCCATGTATCAGCCCTCCATATTTGACTGGCAAAGCATCCGCGCCGCTCGTCGGCTGTCAATCGCTGTATTTCAGGGATTATGCAGAAGCATCGGGCATGCGGATAAAACAGGCAAAGCCCCGCGCGTAACTTCTGCCCGTCGGATTATTGCTGCAAATCAGCCATCTCGTATAGTGGCCGGATTTCGATCTCGCTCGGTCCCGGCATGGGATTGGGGCAGCGCTTCACCCAGGCGATTGCCTCGTCCATGTCCTTGACGTCCCAGATCCAGAAGCCGGCGACCATCTCGCGACCACCGGCGAAAGGCCCATCAATGACCGCACGGCCGGGGCCTTCGAACGCAATGCGCTTGCCCTGCGAGGTGGGCTTGAGGCCGCCGGCGTCGAGCATGATGCCGGCATCTTTCAGCTCGTCATTGAATCTGCCCATCGCTTCCATCATCTCCGCCTCCCAGGCCGTGTGGAGGAACCCCTTCTCGCTGTCTTCCGTAGCCTTCACGATCACCATCACACGCATCGTCCGTCTCCCTGTTTGAGCTGGCCGCATCGGCCTGACATTGGAATGACGAACGGAGTTTTTGGAAACCGACACCGTCTCGCGATTTTTTAGCGACACGACCGTTCCCATGAGAGTAGCGTCGAAGATATCGATGGATGCCCCTAGTTTCTTCCAGTGCCCTGTCAAAATCTCGCCGGTTCAAACGTCTTTGTCGCAGCGGGCCATCAGGCTGCGCGTATCGAGAGAAAGGAACGCATCATGCAATATATGCTGTTGGTGTATTGGAACGAAGCCGAGCATAAGAATGCTAAGAAGGAACAGAAAGCCGAGACGTTTGCGGCCTATGCGGCCTATACGGAAACGTTGAAAAAGGCCGGAGCCTACGTTGCGGGTAGTGGATTGCAGGATTCCTCGATGGCAACCGTGGTGCGTGCGCCGGAGGGCAAGGCCACCGTTCTCAACGGCCCCTATATCGAAAGCAAGGAGCAGTTAGGCGGCTATTATATTATCGAGGCTGATGATCTCGATAGCGCCGTCGCCTGGGCGGCGCGCTGTCCCGGCGCCCGGCAGGACACGGTAGAGGTTCGCCCTCTCATGGTCTATTGAACTATCATGTCGCAAGGAGATGACCGGTCCGCCATCAAAGCTGCCGAAGCGATGGCGCGTCGAAGCTATGGCAAACTGGTCGCCATCCTTGCGGCCCGCACACGCGATGTGGCCGGCGCCGAAGACGCCCTGTCGGAGGCCTTTGCGTCTGCCTTGGCCGATTGGCCGGCCAATGGCGCGCCGCTAAACCCCGAGGCTTGGCTGCTTGCCGTTGCCCGGCGCAAGATGATCGACGCCGTCAGGCGCAGACGAGTAAGCGCCGTTGCCTCCGAGCATCTGAAGCTCATGGCGGAAGAGTTGGAGGCAACGGCGAGCCTCGCACCAGACATTCCAGACGAGCGTCTGGCTTTGATGTTCGCCTGCGCGCATCCGGCAATAGAGTCTGGAGTGAGAGCGCCGTTGATCCTGCAGACGATCCTTGGGTTTGACGCCCAGACAATCGGTTCCGCCTTCCTGGTCTCGCCGGCGGCAATGGGCCAACGGCTGGCGCGGGCCAAGAACAAGATCCGTCGCGCCAGGATTCCCTTGCGTGTGCCCGACAGGGCAGACATGCGCGCACGCCTGGCGGCGGTCCTGGAAGCGGTCTATGCGGCCTATACGGAAGGCTGGAGCGACCCGGCCGGCACCGATGCGAGCCTGCGCAACCTCGCGGAGGAGGCGATTTGGCTTGGCCGGCTGATCGTCGCGCTCTTACCGAAGGAGGCTGAAGCGCTCGGCCTGCTTGCACTGATGCTCTATTCGCATGCTCGGCGTGGCGCCCGGCGCAGTCCGGCCGGCGAATTCGTGCCGCTGGCCGATCAGGATCCCGCTCTATGGGACGAAGCGTTGATCGACGAAGCTGAAGATCTGCTTATTCGCGCCAGTACGCTTGACGCCTTCGACCGCTATCAATTGGAAGCGGCAATCCAATCGGCGCATGTCGTGCGACGCCGCACAGGCGCGACCGATTGGGTGGCTATCGAGCGCCTCTACGATGGCCTTTGCGCAATTACCGGCTCGCCGGTGGCGGCAATTAATCGCGCGATCGCCGTGGCGCAGACGCGCGGGCCTGCGGCAGGGCTGGCGGCGCTGCCGATACTGGCCCCTGGCAGCCGGCTGGTCGAATATCAGCCATATTGGGCAGCGCGCGCCGAACTCCATGCGAGAACGGGGGAAATGGCAGCGGCCCGCGAAGCCTATGACCAAGCGATTGCGTTGGAAATAGATCCTGTCGTCCGCCGCTTTTTGCAAAGGCGGCAGACCGAAAGCCTAACGCCGCCGCGCTGAGCTTGGTGTTCCGCTCGGACCGGTCGAGCTCGCCTTCTTGGCTGGAAGGTGTAACCCCTCATTCTCGCGCGATTATTTTGATATGTTACTATTATGGCTTGGAACTAATGACGCGCGAGACTGTTCAGTTATAACTTTGATACGACGCTAACGTCGTGCCCGGCCGGCTGGGGTAAGCGGCGCTTTTTCAGGAGTCTCTCATCATGAAGATTTCGTCCGGATTTCGTTCAGTCGCGGTTGCCGTCATCGCCGCCGCGGGAATCAGCTTTGCCAGTGCCGCGCATGCCGACAGCGGCACGATCCGCTTCGCCGTCTACAAGGCAGCCTTCTTCGTCGGTGGCTCCGGCGGCGAGGGCACGCTGACCTTCCACGGCCGGCGCTACCCCATCACGATCGGCGGCATCTCGGGCGGCCTCGCCTTCGGTGCCTCCAAGACGTATTTCAGTGGTACCGTGCGCCACATTCGCCGCGCTCGAGATGTGTCGGGAGTGTACGGCGCAGTGGGCGGCGGCGGCGCGGTCGTCAAAGGAGCCCAGGTGATCGTCATGACCAATGACAAGGGCGCTCAGCTCGAACTCACAGGCAGGCAGGTAGGCCTGCAAATCAATGCCGATATCAGCGGTCTGAGCATCACGGTGAAGTAAGGGGCTGTTGCTCCGTTCGTCATCTCCCCGGAGAGGCCCGATTTGCTGAGTTTGGCGATCGGGCACTTCCGGAAAAGTGCATTCAGGAAGTGGCTTTCGCCACTTGTGCTATGCCGCAGTGCTGCTCGCGACGAGATAAGAGTGAAACATTATCGTTAGCTGTTTTTCGGCCTCGCTTCCCACAGCCGGGGGCATGACCCGTTTGCAGAATGCCGGGACCGTTCCGTAAATCACTGCCGTCATTGTTTGGGCGATCACGTGCGGATCGGCGAAACGGCCGTCGCTGGCGGTGGACAGCATCGCCTCGATCGCCCTTTCACTCCGCCGGGACGCCGATTCGATCAGCTCGCGCGCATCAAGCTCCGTAGCGATGAGGTAGAGGGCGGGCGCGACCTCGGTTTGCGCCATCCTTGCGTCAAGATAGGCCTTCACCACCGCCCGAGCTATTGTCTCCACCGGAGCGTACAGGTTTTCGTCGCTCGCTTTCTCCACAGCCTCGGCCAGCAACGCGAGATGCCGCTCCAGCACAGCGAAAAGCAAGGCCTGCTTATGCGGGAAATATTGGTACAGCGTTCCGACCGAAACGCCGGCACGACGCGCCACGCGTCGTGTTCAGGCGGATCGGCCCATCGCTCAGCAAAACCTGAATGGTCGCCTCGAAAATAGCGTTCACGGTGACGATGGGTCGGACCTGACGCGGTAGTTTCCGGCGGTTTAGCGGTGACGGAGCAGCGTTTTCCATATGCGAATCCAAAAACTGAATAATGCTTCATATATTACAGCCGTCGCCGATGCTCTAGCCCCGTGTGGTTGCCGGTGACGCCTTAGGAAGCGAATTAGGAGACGAATATGGGTAAATTGGACGGTAAGATCGCTGTCATCACTGGCGGTAACTCAGGAATGGGACTGGCGACGGCCAAGCTGTTCGCACGCGAAGGCGCAAAGGTGGTCATCACCGGCCGCGATCAAGCGGCGCTCGACGCTGCCGTGCAAAGCATCGGAAATGGCGCCGACGCGGTCCGCAGTGATATTTCCAGGATGTCGGACATCGAAGCGCTTCGCGAATATGTCGAGAGAAAGCATGGCCGCGTCGACATTATTTTCGCGAACGCCGGGGGCGCGCGACCGAACATGTTTGAATACACGTCCGAAGAAGAATTCGATTTCACGGTCGCTAACACGTTCAAAGGGACGTATTTTACGGTGCAGAAGCTCCTGCCGCTGATGGGTTCCGGCGGCTCGATAATCCTAAACACCTCGACCCTGAGCAGACAAGGCCGCCCCTATGTCAGCGTCTATTCGGCGGGGAAAGCAGCCATCCGCTCGCTGGCACGGTCGCTCACCGCGGAGCTGACCGACAAGGGCATACGGGTAAATGCCCTGGCGCCTGGCTACATCGATACGGACCAAGCACGTAAAGCCGGAGTGAGCGAGGAGATGATCGAACAGACGAAGACCCAGGTGCACGCCCAAATTCCAATGCACCGCAGCGGCACCGTTGATGAGATCGCCAAGGCCGTCCTGTTCCTCGCCTCCGATGACTCGGCTTACATCACAGGCAGCGAACTCTGCGTCGATGGTGGCTGGGCTCAGATCTGAGTGTCCCGGCGGCGCGGAGGGGGAGATACAGCGAGTGACTGCAAAAGTTCGGCAGCGAATATCGCTGCCGAAACTACGCTATGGCCGCAGCTTGCCCCTCATTCCCACTCGATCGTGCCGGGCGGCTTCGACGTTACGTCGTAGACCACGCGGTTGATGCCACGGACCTCGTTGATGATGCGGGTCGCGGCGCGGCCGAGGAATTCCATGTCATAATGGTAGAAATCGGCCGTCATGCCGTCGACGGAGGTGACGGCGCGGAGCGCACAGACGAATTCGTAGGTGCGGCCGTCGCCCATGACGCCGACGGTCTGGACCGGCAGCAGCACGGCGAAGGCCTGCCAGATGGCGTCGTAGAGGCCAGCCTTGCGGATTTCGTCGAGATAGATGGCGTCTGCCTCGCGCAGGATCTCCAGCTTCTCGCGGGTGATCCCGCCCGGGCAGCGAATGGCGAGGCCGGGGCCGGGGAAGGGGTGGCGGCCGATGAAGCTGTCGGGCAGGCCGAGCTCCTTGCCGAGCACGCGCACTTCGTCCTTGAAGAGTTCGCGCAGCGGCTCCACGAGCTGCATCTTCATGCGCTCCGGCAAGCCGCCGACATTGTGATGCGACTTGATGGTGACCGAGGGGCCGCCGGTGAAGGAAACGCTCTCGATGACATCCGGATAGAGCGTGCCCTGGCCGAGGAAATCGGCGCCGCCGAGCTTCTTCGCTTCCTCTTCGAAGGTCTCGATGAAGAGCCGGCCGATGATCTTGCGCTTGGTCTCGGGGTCGCTGACGCCCTCCAGCTCGCCAATGAAGCGGTCGGAGGCGTCGACATGCAGCAGATGCAGATTGTAGTGCTCGCGGAACATGGCGACGACATTGGCCGCCTCGTCTTTGCGCATCAGGCCGTGGTCGACGAGGATGCAGGTGAGCTGGTCGCCGACTGCCTCATGGATCAGCAGCGCGGCAACGGAAGAGTCGACGCCGCCGGACAGTGCGCAGATGACGCGCTTGTCGCCGACCTGATCGCGGATCGCCTGCACCGCCTTGGCACGATAGGCCGACATCGACCAATCGCCCTTGATGCCTGCGATATTGTGGATGAAGTTGCCGATCAGCTTGGCGCCGTCAGGCGTATGCACCACTTCCGGATGGAACTGCACGCCGTAATATCTGCGCTTCTCGTCGGCGATGAAGGCGTAAGGCGCGTTCGAGGAAGTGGCGACGACTTCAAAGCCCTCGGGCAGCGCGGTGACGCGGTCG comes from the Rhizobium sp. NXC24 genome and includes:
- a CDS encoding YciI family protein gives rise to the protein MQYMLLVYWNEAEHKNAKKEQKAETFAAYAAYTETLKKAGAYVAGSGLQDSSMATVVRAPEGKATVLNGPYIESKEQLGGYYIIEADDLDSAVAWAARCPGARQDTVEVRPLMVY
- a CDS encoding TetR/AcrR family transcriptional regulator; translated protein: MARRAGVSVGTLYQYFPHKQALLFAVLERHLALLAEAVEKASDENLYAPVETIARAVVKAYLDARMAQTEVAPALYLIATELDARELIESASRRSERAIEAMLSTASDGRFADPHVIAQTMTAVIYGTVPAFCKRVMPPAVGSEAEKQLTIMFHSYLVASSTAA
- a CDS encoding GFA family protein, yielding MAKKHTGQCACGAVKFEFDTDPTFVAVCHCLDCKKASGGEAATFFGVPEDDFALVSGEPKAFHYIAQSGKGLDRNFCPNCGARVFSSKLESFPGMIFATIGCLDSSAGIEPVLEMFTKRRLEWVKPLDLPQFENMPS
- a CDS encoding SulP family inorganic anion transporter — its product is MTKLGGWPAINKADVIAGISVAGLMLPEAVAYAGIAGLPPHRAILAGIAGCLVYAIFGRSRFAIVSPTSSSAAILAATLAVVPGDATVKASLATIAVALAGILFVIAAALRLGGITGFISRPVLRGFALGLAITIILHQLPILVGVPVQGSNIFSYAGALLAAIPRWNIASVAVGIVALVALLLLKRLPGVPGAFLVLAAGILASSAFGLDGHGVALVGTIEVLPQWPSLPDAGWPAYSRLVQFTVPLVLILFAESWGTMRALALRYGDALEVNRELGALGFANIASAVVQGMPVGAGFSAGFASEAAGAKTRATAVFAAIGLAILIACAGPLVARLPEPVLAAVVIAALTHALDPGPILRLRRLHRDFYVALGAAAGVLIFGVLNGMLLAIVLSLVAMMHRLASPYVARLGRLGGSHNFVDVSRHPEAIETPGIAIWRPGEPLFFGNADMILGEILMRSRAETGLKAVVLSLEESFDLDSSALDALMEFDNAMRIAGIRVQFARAHDKARDLMAAAGMTDLENRCSFSVDDAAAVVAPAVGNG
- a CDS encoding 2'-5' RNA ligase family protein, which produces MKNNAQLSLNLGGGSRVRKSEADPMHSAGLYFAVLPDREVASSSAKLASDLHRQYRFFAKPRPSDLFHITLYQLGSYAGMHEPPHEIAFAAMQAASTVRKPSFQVVFDRAVSFGNGDNRPLVLWCKEGNAELKALRQELDDAMRFTGFANNDRREFEPHMTLLYRGQLIPEVVLDEPVGWTVRDFVLVHSLQGEGRHEHLCYWLLN
- a CDS encoding DUF6596 domain-containing protein; translated protein: MSQGDDRSAIKAAEAMARRSYGKLVAILAARTRDVAGAEDALSEAFASALADWPANGAPLNPEAWLLAVARRKMIDAVRRRRVSAVASEHLKLMAEELEATASLAPDIPDERLALMFACAHPAIESGVRAPLILQTILGFDAQTIGSAFLVSPAAMGQRLARAKNKIRRARIPLRVPDRADMRARLAAVLEAVYAAYTEGWSDPAGTDASLRNLAEEAIWLGRLIVALLPKEAEALGLLALMLYSHARRGARRSPAGEFVPLADQDPALWDEALIDEAEDLLIRASTLDAFDRYQLEAAIQSAHVVRRRTGATDWVAIERLYDGLCAITGSPVAAINRAIAVAQTRGPAAGLAALPILAPGSRLVEYQPYWAARAELHARTGEMAAAREAYDQAIALEIDPVVRRFLQRRQTESLTPPR
- a CDS encoding methylated-DNA--[protein]-cysteine S-methyltransferase, with product MSETRQHYLIFETVGGFCGIAWNDIGVTRFQLPTKSAEATERLMLRRLPNARPSAPTPDVADAVAAVKRYFAGETIDFSGVKLDLSEQDDFFKQIYAAARQVGWGHTTTYGALAKQLGAGPEAARDVGQAMAKNPVALIIPCHRVLAAGGKIGGFSAPGGSTAKARMLELEGVQLAPPKPVQQSLGF
- a CDS encoding SDR family oxidoreductase, encoding MGKLDGKIAVITGGNSGMGLATAKLFAREGAKVVITGRDQAALDAAVQSIGNGADAVRSDISRMSDIEALREYVERKHGRVDIIFANAGGARPNMFEYTSEEEFDFTVANTFKGTYFTVQKLLPLMGSGGSIILNTSTLSRQGRPYVSVYSAGKAAIRSLARSLTAELTDKGIRVNALAPGYIDTDQARKAGVSEEMIEQTKTQVHAQIPMHRSGTVDEIAKAVLFLASDDSAYITGSELCVDGGWAQI
- a CDS encoding LysR family transcriptional regulator, with protein sequence MKQNFTVRRGALDGVEAFLSVAEHRSFRRAAAELGVTPSAISQVVRALEARVGAALFLRTTRSVGLTEAGERFLSRAKPAFEELVAASEVAGQLGERPAGLLRLAVPRSVVPIVLEPLIASFCEAYPAIEVEIAVSEKLVDLAAEGFDAGVRLGEFIDADMVAVRLTPPFPFVVVGSPDYLSRHKRPERIDDLRDHACLRMRRTNGSVAPWSFVDGGKAVEAIVSGPLIAHDYPTVLGAAIQGAGIAQVPSPLAEAALADGRLQVLLASFAVTTPGVFLYHPGRSQVLPKLRAFIEHVRYRSNDAPRRGDPARSHQ
- the guaA gene encoding glutamine-hydrolyzing GMP synthase gives rise to the protein MTQTAHPDTVLIVDFGSQVTQLIARRVREAGVYCEIVPFQSAEAGFKRLQPKAVILSGSPASTVDEGSPRAPQIIFDSGLPVFGICYGQQTMCMQLGGKVESGHHREFGRAFLDVDKDCALFEGLWSHGSRHQVWMSHGDRVTALPEGFEVVATSSNAPYAFIADEKRRYYGVQFHPEVVHTPDGAKLIGNFIHNIAGIKGDWSMSAYRAKAVQAIRDQVGDKRVICALSGGVDSSVAALLIHEAVGDQLTCILVDHGLMRKDEAANVVAMFREHYNLHLLHVDASDRFIGELEGVSDPETKRKIIGRLFIETFEEEAKKLGGADFLGQGTLYPDVIESVSFTGGPSVTIKSHHNVGGLPERMKMQLVEPLRELFKDEVRVLGKELGLPDSFIGRHPFPGPGLAIRCPGGITREKLEILREADAIYLDEIRKAGLYDAIWQAFAVLLPVQTVGVMGDGRTYEFVCALRAVTSVDGMTADFYHYDMEFLGRAATRIINEVRGINRVVYDVTSKPPGTIEWE
- a CDS encoding YciI family protein — translated: MRVMVIVKATEDSEKGFLHTAWEAEMMEAMGRFNDELKDAGIMLDAGGLKPTSQGKRIAFEGPGRAVIDGPFAGGREMVAGFWIWDVKDMDEAIAWVKRCPNPMPGPSEIEIRPLYEMADLQQ